A region of Moorena producens PAL-8-15-08-1 DNA encodes the following proteins:
- the purH gene encoding bifunctional phosphoribosylaminoimidazolecarboxamide formyltransferase/IMP cyclohydrolase, with the protein MANLALLSVSDKTGLIDFARQLVEEFEFDLISSGGTAKALQSEGLPVTKVSDYTGFPEILGGRVKTLHPRIHGGILGRRDLPEDVAEMETNQIRPIDLVVVNLYPFEQTVAKPDVSLAEAIETIDIGGPTLLRAAAKNYAHLTVLCNPSQYQDYLEELRQNGNQPSIEFRQACAIEVFGHTAAYDHAIASYLIGYEDPVSLPKRFTLSGQQRQSLRYGENPHQPASWYQSGTVPTGWAAATKLQGKELSYNNLVDLEAARRIINEFTDTPAAAILKHTNPCGVALAETLSQAYQKAFNADSISAFGGIVALNQPIDAATAVALKKTFLECVVAPGCEPEAQEILSAKSKLRVLLLPDLQTGSKQTVKAIAGGFLVQAADDAMDNPENWQVVTQKQPTPDQMAELLFAWKVCKHVKSNAIVVTRDRTTLGVGAGQMNRVGAVNIALEQAGENNKNAILASDGFFPFDDSVRTAAKAGIEAIVQPGGSLRDQDSIQAADELGLIMVLTGMRHFLH; encoded by the coding sequence ATGGCAAATCTGGCACTGCTGAGTGTATCTGACAAAACTGGACTAATCGACTTTGCCCGTCAGCTAGTAGAAGAATTTGAATTTGATTTAATCAGCAGTGGCGGAACGGCTAAAGCCTTGCAATCAGAAGGTTTGCCGGTAACGAAAGTGTCTGATTACACTGGCTTTCCAGAAATTTTGGGTGGCAGAGTGAAAACCCTACATCCACGAATTCATGGTGGAATTTTGGGAAGGCGAGATTTGCCCGAAGATGTGGCAGAAATGGAGACAAACCAGATTCGTCCCATTGATTTGGTGGTGGTGAATCTCTATCCATTTGAACAGACTGTTGCTAAACCGGACGTGAGTTTAGCAGAAGCAATTGAAACTATCGATATCGGTGGTCCAACACTGCTGAGGGCAGCTGCGAAAAACTATGCTCACCTGACAGTGCTGTGTAATCCTAGTCAGTATCAGGATTACTTAGAGGAGTTGCGCCAGAATGGAAATCAACCATCAATCGAATTCCGTCAGGCTTGCGCTATAGAGGTTTTTGGTCATACCGCTGCCTATGACCATGCGATCGCATCCTACCTGATCGGCTACGAAGATCCAGTGTCCCTACCAAAACGATTTACCTTATCTGGACAACAGCGCCAATCTCTACGCTATGGCGAGAATCCCCATCAACCGGCATCGTGGTATCAATCCGGAACGGTTCCTACTGGTTGGGCTGCAGCCACTAAACTTCAGGGTAAGGAACTCAGTTACAACAACCTGGTGGATTTAGAAGCTGCACGGCGGATCATTAATGAATTTACTGACACTCCAGCCGCAGCAATTCTCAAGCACACCAATCCTTGTGGGGTAGCGTTGGCAGAAACCCTATCGCAAGCCTATCAGAAAGCATTCAATGCTGACTCTATTTCTGCCTTCGGTGGAATTGTGGCATTAAATCAACCCATTGATGCTGCTACAGCTGTTGCGTTAAAGAAAACTTTCTTAGAATGTGTAGTCGCACCAGGCTGTGAACCAGAAGCTCAAGAAATTCTCAGTGCTAAGTCGAAGCTAAGGGTGTTGCTATTACCAGACTTACAGACGGGATCAAAGCAAACTGTGAAAGCTATTGCAGGGGGGTTTCTGGTACAAGCTGCTGATGATGCCATGGATAATCCTGAGAATTGGCAAGTGGTGACCCAAAAGCAACCTACTCCTGACCAAATGGCAGAATTATTATTTGCTTGGAAGGTGTGTAAGCATGTTAAATCTAATGCCATTGTCGTGACACGCGATCGCACAACCTTAGGTGTGGGTGCCGGTCAAATGAATCGGGTAGGTGCAGTCAATATAGCTTTAGAACAGGCTGGAGAAAATAACAAAAATGCGATCCTTGCTAGTGATGGATTCTTCCCCTTCGATGACTCAGTGCGGACAGCTGCTAAAGCAGGGATTGAGGCAATTGTGCAACCAGGTGGTAGCTTACGAGATCAAGACTCGATTCAGGCAGCAGATGAACTGGGATTAATCATGGTGCTCACCGGTATGCGCCACTTTTTACATTAG
- a CDS encoding squalene/phytoene synthase family protein has translation MQLCKEALGILKETSRTFYIPISCLPGGLQESVASAYLCMRAIDEIEDNFDLDHPTKASLLRKISFGLQGIGNGFSASELSLALSKHEQPLPEVSIRIGEWAMLAPETIAPRIWEASAAMADRMAAWAECGWEINTEMDLDAYTYSVAGSVGLLLSDLWAWYDGTQTNRSYAVGFGRGLQAVNILRNRSEDLTRQVDFFPNGWGEEELQKYARRNLYLADAYTNALMKNSPARNFCQIPLALAHATLDVLALGQSKLTRSAVMGIVEELTTK, from the coding sequence ATGCAACTATGTAAAGAGGCCTTAGGAATTCTCAAAGAAACTAGTCGAACTTTCTACATTCCAATTAGTTGCTTACCAGGAGGGTTACAAGAATCTGTTGCTTCTGCATACTTGTGTATGCGTGCAATTGACGAAATTGAAGATAATTTTGATCTTGATCACCCTACCAAGGCTTCACTGTTGCGAAAAATTAGTTTCGGTCTACAAGGTATAGGTAATGGATTCAGTGCCTCGGAATTATCTTTAGCCTTGAGTAAGCACGAACAGCCACTTCCAGAAGTAAGCATTCGCATTGGTGAATGGGCAATGCTAGCACCGGAAACCATTGCACCTCGCATTTGGGAAGCTAGCGCAGCTATGGCAGATCGAATGGCAGCTTGGGCTGAATGCGGTTGGGAAATTAATACAGAAATGGATTTGGATGCTTATACTTATAGCGTTGCCGGGTCTGTAGGATTGTTACTTTCTGATTTATGGGCTTGGTATGATGGTACCCAAACTAACCGTAGTTATGCAGTTGGTTTTGGTCGGGGTTTACAAGCAGTCAACATTCTACGTAACCGCTCTGAAGATTTGACAAGGCAAGTGGATTTTTTTCCCAACGGCTGGGGCGAAGAAGAGCTACAAAAATATGCTCGGAGAAATCTCTATTTAGCTGATGCTTACACCAATGCTCTGATGAAGAATAGTCCAGCCAGAAATTTTTGCCAAATTCCCCTAGCATTAGCTCATGCAACCCTTGATGTTTTAGCCCTCGGACAA